The DNA segment TGTTCTTTCTCGAAGTCGAAAATTTGGAATAATTTACAGACTCAACGAAAACGGAAAACAATATTCAGATGCATTCATAAATACGAAACTGTGGTTTAATTCAGTTTATATTTTGTGAACATCTTTGTCGCCCGAGGTCATCGATTCCGCGCTTCGGCCACTGTTcaattgtgttacattgcgttaTGTGCAAAAAAGCGgtataaaatcgttttttttttttttatcacaaatattatatttcactCCTATTTTCACTTTCTGCAATGATTACCCATCATTCAAATGAGTGAGTGAGTTATGTGTTAATATACTCAAAATAACAAATAGCAAAGCAAGGTATGCTACATAAGAGCATATTTACGAACCCAAGCTCAATAAATTTTTTAGACCAAGCCTTTTCGTGACCGATTTAATTGTGTCATTCATTTCTTTGCTAATCCCATAGAGTTTTTGTTCCGTGTATGTTAATGGATTCTTTTTTACTTGCTTTTGCCACTTGTCACAGTGTTTGTAAAACTGAAATAATGACAATTTTCTGTTGTAAATTTTATGGAAGAGTTAATAGTCTATCTCACAAATCCATAATATAAACaagctaattttaaatataaaaatgtgagccgtcacgggacgcctggcagatgtgaaacatcgacattattttgtaaaagtaatatgcagaaaagaacagattgtgataggaactaaatatgtcataatgataaaataaaatattacgaaaaaataatttgttttcaagtaaaacacaggtatGTGTTCTGTAGTAAttaacactgtatacactacggagtatacactataggtattcGAGTTCATTGCGCAtggcgtcgccacggcatgcgtcgccacacCAGAAATCTGTtctacgtgcggctatagatgtttcacatcaataataatttatttacattttaatactaAACTTATGTAAAATTTACCCTTAAAACTGTGTCAACTTTGGCCGCCGGAGAGAATATTACATCTTGGGCCTCCTTCTTGTCGAAGAGCCCATTTGCAAAATATCTTGCGCTTTGTTGTGCTCTTTGTGTTGCCGTGTAGCGAAACTATAAGCGGAGACCAAATATTACATACACATTtactatttaaatgttttttttaacatctGGTCTTCAGGTGATTGTTAAAACCCATGACTAAAAAcaagtttaataaaatttaaatacatgaCTACTCTATGGCAGAAATGTCAGGAATTCTAAGTCTAGTAagcttatttaatttcaatggcaataaaaaactgACCCATTCCACTTTCATCCAACACCTAAGATTTTACTGAGTTGCGAATATCAAAAATGTATAACAATAGCAAGTACGCTCACACCATGAATACCACATCTTTCACATAGATACTGATACCTACCAGAAATGTAAGCTGCACCGTGTGGTACAGCACTTTAATAAAACGGTAAATTACTATCTTTTATTACGTAATAAGgttaataatattgaataataaaatttgtttaccAGGAATGTCTGATTGtcatatttttctttaacaGCTCCCGGAAATCGTTTTCGTGTTCTTTCTGCTAAAATTATCATTTCATCTTGTCCCTCTAATGTTAAGAATTTTTCTTTATCTAAATCCAAGTCCCATGTCCaactttcgattttttttatttgttcatcGGATAGCTCACCTATAAAATAATTCACGAAAAAGTCAAAAAAGTGTAATCATTCAAAGTTGATTTTTAATAACTATTTAGTTTTTACTAATAGTTAGGGGTATTTGAAACTTTTTAAGATAGTTTATGATACAATCTATTTATTCTTCTACTAGATTTTTAATATTGAGGCTTTTTCTTAATGGTATAATATGCACAACTAATTTGTGACTCACAATTATCTCTGTAGCAAAGCAAAAAAATGATACTAGTAATATACATGAACGCATACTCAGAATCTTTCTCACAAGTCTTGGCAAATGataacatatataatatacatatacattaatattaatatatttatttgctaAATTTTATACTGTTATAAAAGTTATATATTTGCTTCTGCCTGTTAATAATGATTAGTTAAGTCActttaaaaaatgataaaacCTTTGCCAAGCCTATGTCTCAGTAATATCTCCAGCTTCAACTCTTTTAAtcgtgtatttatttttgttatatccTTAGCATTAGGATATCTTGTTCCATGTCTTATTACCATCCATATTTTTGAGTCCTTACAATCTGAAATTatgaacaataatattaaattattattttcaagtcATAACATTACTCAGATGCCAAGTTTATTATCATATAACTTTTCAGGCAAGCACTTGGTCTACTTGGTATTATATGATTACTGCAGTGGATACACATAACATTGTAAATGTCACCACTCACCTTTAAACGTAAAGCAAACTGAGACTTACTTGTccaatttttcaaaataaaatacatgacTGCTTCACTAAGAAAATGGGCAGAATAGTTGAACAAACTCATATAGGCTCATAATCTTCCTGATTACATATCTCTAAAATTATGAACttggaaaatgttttttttttaggaatggAGGATTACTTGTGGCTCTTACGCCTTTCTAGGTTGAGAAAAACGAATGGGCGAGCACcagctcagccaggaagggtggaATTTTCTAAGAGCTGCTCAagcacctccaaaggagactAACAGCTCAAGGGGAACTGTGTCacaaatgaatctactagcaGATTTGAATCATGACCCACTAAAGAGATCCAGCAAGAAATTCAAAAAGGCTGATCTATTGGTTGGATTTCATATTGAACTTTTTGAAAGATTTTATGAGTATGGTTACTAGGGTACCCTAtactgctcctagtgttagaggcTTCTAACGACAGTGTTAAGAGATCATGTGGATGGATAAGGACATGACTAGCTCCGAGAAGGCAGCGGTCATGGCGCATTGACTTATCGAATAACTGAAAATCTTTGATTATAATAcggttttaaataattattgatagAGACAAATAAGttgctttaatttatttagatacatatatttttaaatacttcttaGAACCTACAACACCTACAAATATTAGCACGCTCATCCTTCACTCATCTGTTAATCTGAAAGTCTAATCTATCGTTTCCTTTTTAGTATGAAATATTTAGTACACACTTACTTGGATATTTAATTTGAGAATCATTTTTGTTTCCCTTGAGTCTGTAAGGGGTGCGTGACcctaaatgattttgaatattGCTAGATTCAGATGAGCAGTACAATGCAAATGATACTAAAATGAACAAACATAACTTCATAGTTAAGCaagttataattaattatcttccTAATTTGTTTTTACAAGAATTTATCAAGTAATCTAATAATATACCCGCCTACTTAATTACTATTTGTTATCATAATGaatctcaaatattaagtgtattatttagGATAATAAATTGAAGCATTTGAAGCCGGGCTAGAATTTTCACAAATCTGTGATTGGGAAGTTCGACAATCGTGACAATTCTGAcatttggttgttttttttttttttttgatggtCTGGTAATGAGACTTTTAAGGCATATTTTTTCTACTTAAATtctgataaaatataaaaaatgagaCGAAGATGATTATTGTATAGCTCTGAGCAATTGAGATGATATTAAATGAAACTAAATAAGATgggataaaataaaatctcagtaaaaaggtggttatttactgagacttttggAAGCACCTGAAAAGCTGCGTCCAGCGgcattgtttaattttcccacatatgtgcacttttacagatggTAAACAGGTAATCGGTATGAGGTAATCAACAGTGATAGGACCGTTAATGTTGGTGGCTGATACATTGGTGATCCTCAATATACCTCGGGAGAATGTCAAAAAATATCCACTCGTATCACCATTAAGAATAAGAGAGGTAAAATTCCCGGCAGAAGCTCTCtcatttgatgttattttaattttaacatcaaTCATAGTACAGCCATGGCAACGAAATGACAATATGGGGCATATTACATTGTATTGCTGTagatcagcctttcccaaagtgggcaatAATGCCCCCTTGTGGGTGGTGCAGGCTTAATGGGGGGCGGTaatagacccagaaaaaaatggaggCATTGTGTATAGGCTTGGAAGGCGATttataatttcatctaggaggactttTAGATACCGACTGAGCTCTTGCTATAGTGGTTCTAAGTAGgtagaaaaaatgggggcgctaaaaataatttattctcaaagtgggcagtagacaaaataagttttagaACCACTACCGTAGATAGACAAACAAGTTCAGTTCACCTTCTTTAAAGTACTTATTGGAACTCAGAAACATCATATGGGATAGCTGGTTACCCTCAATAGATCAAATCGAAATATTAATTGTTCTATTTAATTGCTTTCCCACCGTTCTTACTAGAAGTCGCAAGTTCGAAGAGAAATAGGCATGATAGCAGTACTTACCTATTTGTAAACAAACCATAGTAATAGTGTAAGTATGTATGCATTTTCACAACTGAAATTTAAATGAAGTGTTTTGTGTTGTCCAGCTGGAGCACTGGGTATGAATACTCCAGAGGGTCCCACAAACAAGTTCGAAAAGGAATGGTAGCGAGCGAGGTGCGGACGTATTCTCGTGTGTATGCTTCGGTGGTTGCGGGTGAACTGTCGACGCCAGTAAAGGCGTACGCGCGGCTTGTCAAAAGGAAAGCCACTCGGTCGCTACTCTTTGAATCGCGCCGGAGCCGACAACGAGAACCCCTGattggtcgcggcgcgcgatcaGACGCGGCTGCCGACGCGGCAGGCGTTAGGGTTGCTATAAGTGAAATTTTGTCCATTATAGTTACATACATGACTAAGTAGTTCAGTAGCAACCCTGACTGCTGGACTGAGATTGTGTGTTTTATTCTCACATCAGACAAATACTACTTTGTTGAATAATTTGTTTGCTCGCTGGGTGTTTAAAATCTATAaatgcatatatgtatatttaaacatGTACAAGTGTTTATATTAGTCTTTAGTTTCCATAGTACAGGGGACCCTAGTTTGAgaccgtgtgtgtgtgtgacttGTTCccggttattattatattaaaatgaaacaataggacaaaattataaaatttattctttCCATTATTCAACTTCCAATTTTATACTTGATTGTTGTAATGTTGCTTTTAATGAAAAAGGTTTTTTAAGATTCTCAATATTGAATGATTCTGTAGCATAAGCCTCACTTTCAGGTGATGTGTGTAAGGTGAAATCAATATCTTTTATTTCTTGCTCTGCTTCCACACTTTGAACAAATTGTGCAAATGGAGGTGTACCTTCCTTAAACAGGTGGACTGTTTGATCTAAATATTTCATATACACATCTTTGCCTAAGAATTCAACTTCTGTATTTAAATCGTTCATAGAAAATTCTGGAACATCTAATAACAACCCTGCCTCTTTAGCACAACCAATAGCTATTACCTCATCAGGGTTTATACCCGACAGAACTTCAGCATCAGGAATCAAATTTGCAATGGTAGACTGTAATTTAGGTATCTTCATACTCCCTCCACATAACACAATTTTGCTAATTTTACCATCAAAACTTTGTATTAGCTTCTCGGCAGGCTCTACATAGGAAGCTATTTTTGATGATATTATGTTCTCAAATCTAGCCCGAGACACATTTTGGCTCCAGTCAACACCATCAAGCAATGACTCAATAAATACATGAGCTGAATTTAAAGTAGATAAAACGTTTTTACAGTTATCAGCATGGTTTAAAAGTTTGGCCATGGCTCTTTTACTTTCCTGAGGGTCTAACTTCCACTTCTGTTTAAATTCTTGTGCAATAAAATCAGCAAGATCTTTTGTCAAGTACTGTCCGCCTAAATCCgaacgaaaaatatttttttcaacactAACAAAACCAGCTGATACTTTGGCAATAGATACATCACAAGATGATCCACCAAGTCGATAAATAAGTACATTCACATCTTCTAGATTTTCTTCAATGTTATAGGCTAATAAAGCAGCAGCCGGTTCACTAATCACTTGAAGTACTTCGAATCCCGCCAGTTCTGCGCATTTTACTAAGCGTTCTCTGCTTTCATTTGACCAATGTAGTGGGGCAGCGAGCACCAATTTGAGATCACCCTCATTCTTCACAGAATGACTAGCAATCGTAAATAGTTTAGCATAAATTTTAGTGGCGATGTTATCAGGACTAGAGTATAATGTTGTTTCGCTTGTCTGGAATTCATATACAAGTTTTTCGTCGTTCTGAATTTGGCACGATGATGATAACTCAACATATGACAAATCATCTTCATTGAAATCACAGTTCATTAGCCGTTTATTGTGCTTAATAATTGACTTCGATGACGCTTGTCCTGACTTTGCTGGAAGGCCAATTTCCCATTCTGTACCATTTAGAGCAATTATTGCGGGGGTGACACGATCGCCGGCGTCATTGGCTATCACAGATATTGTGCCGTTCGTAAACGATGCTAAGCATGCTGTACTGTTACCCAAATGTATTCCGTAAGCTGATGCCATATTTTAAATAGATAATTGTACTATTAACAATACTAAAAGTtcataataattcaaataaaaatcacatGCACATTTGTATGGTCTAACCATAGATAACTGGCATCCGGCATTTGACAGTGACTTAGTTGAGAGTAGTTCTATTTTTACAACTGAAAAGACAAAGATATCATACCATACACGCTAATCTttcgtataaatttttttttaaaaatgatatgGAGTAAAATGTGAAGTGAGTggatttgattaattaaaaacattcatCATTTGACATCAaactaaatgaaatgagatgatatggcatGATAGTGGCTATTTATTGAgacttttcagtggactttttagaaGCTCCTGAGAAGCTActtccagcggctttgttcaATTTTCCCACATACGTTTACTTTCTCATATACTAAACAGTTTATAAACCacggttattatatatttaaacctgaagaaacactaaatagcaaaatataataattcacacaacttcacttctcgcgttcccgccaaaaagtcttgaCTTAGTTGACATTTATAATAAGACTTgaaatttttcttcttttttagtAAGTAGTAGTAGACTTCTTGTGGCGTTATTGTTGTTAGGGTCAAGAAAGAAATCTACCGATGGTAATCTCACAGTTGGAGCCTATTGCTACCAATTTAAAATATCTGTTAATGTGTAACAATATTAAATACTTCTATTTGTATTTGATTTATCTACAGCGTTAGTAAATAGATTGAAAAGTTGAACTAAAATTATCATTTCTGTGGATAGTGAATGATTAAATTTGGATGAACTCAGGAATTAAGTATTTCAGGAATTCACCCACAACCCTAAAGTCTATAATATCATGAATAATTAAATAGCGATTACGATTATATTTCAGACAGACGTTACCGCAAATCTAGTGCTTTTTTCACTATATTtgtcaattataattattacgtttttatttgtaaagtaAGACTCATTCGAAAAAATTGAAAGTCGATATATAGTTTTCAAGTCTAgctaatttttgttttcttaaatctatggcTGATCTAAGAACTATACATACgtctggactttttggcgggaacgcgaggagtgaagttgtgtgatttgatttgttttgtctatttagtgtttcttcgtgtttaaatgtgtaataatggtggtttattaactgtttaatatctgtgaaagtgcacaaacgtgggaaaatgaaacaaaaccgctggacgtaactactcgggatcctccaaaaagtccaatgaaaaaatcttagtaaatgaccacaattttactgagattatatttcatcccatatcatctcatttaatttcatttaatttcatcccagttgattaatgtctcaaattaatcatcttcatttcatttcactccataatataatttttcataaaaatatgaatataaattaaaataagacatgacttaaaggtctcagttaccaggtcataaaatcccttaaaaaaatattaaacatacgTCTTTAAAATAGCGGCAATTGCTTAAATTAGCGGCAGCTTAAAAAGTtaagcaattataattaaaagatcTTTAATCGTTTTCAGCTACAtcaatgttaaaaatataatttttttatttaatttgcaaaCTGTCCAATATCGGTATGGTTGATAATTTAGGCGATAAGTCAACCACAAACCTTGATCGTTTCGAAAGTATTGtacaaaatttaactaaatgTAAACTAGTAAGTAAGAATTCATATAACTAGgtataatttcataattatatgTTTAGTTCTTATATCGTCAATAAATTCACTAATGCTTAATTTGTATACTTACAGGAATTTTACAAAGACAGGGAGGAAATCAGGAAAAttcgagaaataaataaaaaattggaagTAGATTTGAAAGAAACTCGTGAATTAGAAAAATCACAT comes from the Bombyx mori chromosome 10, ASM3026992v2 genome and includes:
- the LOC101739930 gene encoding multiple inositol polyphosphate phosphatase 1; this translates as MKLCLFILVSFALYCSSESSNIQNHLGSRTPYRLKGNKNDSQIKYPNCKDSKIWMVIRHGTRYPNAKDITKINTRLKELKLEILLRHRLGKGELSDEQIKKIESWTWDLDLDKEKFLTLEGQDEMIILAERTRKRFPGAVKEKYDNQTFLFRYTATQRAQQSARYFANGLFDKKEAQDVIFSPAAKVDTVLRFYKHCDKWQKQVKKNPLTYTEQKLYGISKEMNDTIKSVTKRLGLKNLLSLDDVNLMYKACGFETSWNKHFTSPWCYPFDVKSVQTMEYYQDLKYYWMDGYGHDLTYRQACVSIKNMFENFSSKGGPSASFLFTHSGTILKILTHLELFKPRSHLRGDKNVPDRTWRASDIDCFGANLALVLYRCKGVDYVLALHQERVVKLPMCEKELCPLKTLKEYFHKSIYECDYTDMCSLKKDDL
- the Hsp70-14 gene encoding heat shock 70 kDa protein 14-like; the encoded protein is MASAYGIHLGNSTACLASFTNGTISVIANDAGDRVTPAIIALNGTEWEIGLPAKSGQASSKSIIKHNKRLMNCDFNEDDLSYVELSSSCQIQNDEKLVYEFQTSETTLYSSPDNIATKIYAKLFTIASHSVKNEGDLKLVLAAPLHWSNESRERLVKCAELAGFEVLQVISEPAAALLAYNIEENLEDVNVLIYRLGGSSCDVSIAKVSAGFVSVEKNIFRSDLGGQYLTKDLADFIAQEFKQKWKLDPQESKRAMAKLLNHADNCKNVLSTLNSAHVFIESLLDGVDWSQNVSRARFENIISSKIASYVEPAEKLIQSFDGKISKIVLCGGSMKIPKLQSTIANLIPDAEVLSGINPDEVIAIGCAKEAGLLLDVPEFSMNDLNTEVEFLGKDVYMKYLDQTVHLFKEGTPPFAQFVQSVEAEQEIKDIDFTLHTSPESEAYATESFNIENLKKPFSLKATLQQSSIKLEVE